In the Catenulispora sp. EB89 genome, one interval contains:
- a CDS encoding site-2 protease family protein, whose amino-acid sequence MADDEGRQSTGNGGSEGDGGKSGRAQVVRGPGLRLGRPFGIPLYVSPSWFVVAAFITVLLAPQSGDVTDPSNDFGNELGGWRYVLSLAYAIFLYASVVVHELAHSALAKKLGLPVRRIVIHFLGGVSEIEKESDAPGKAFWIAFVGPLTSAALAGIGFAIYEIIPHDDNVSLTQKVAATLVFGFWASNLLVALFNLLPGLPLDGGQMLRAAVWKASGKPMTGTVAAAWAGRVLAIAVFIVMNLVYVRNGTIQPFGLGLAVFMAMFIWFGATQALVVAKLRERIPGLSARKMTRRAVSVEARTPLAEALRRAHEVNARGIVLVDGNDKPTGLVNEAQVIATPEQRRPWVEAGDVARPLDPNLIVAADLTGEDLLDVLRANPAPEYLVVESGGEIVGVLAASDVQAAFLGKPPGPPPPPPAQRRMPV is encoded by the coding sequence GTGGCGGACGACGAGGGCAGGCAGAGCACCGGTAATGGTGGCTCGGAAGGCGACGGCGGCAAGTCCGGCCGGGCGCAGGTCGTCCGTGGCCCCGGCCTGCGGCTGGGCCGGCCGTTCGGCATCCCCCTGTACGTCTCCCCGTCGTGGTTCGTGGTCGCCGCGTTCATCACGGTGCTGCTCGCCCCGCAGTCCGGCGACGTCACGGACCCCTCCAACGACTTCGGCAACGAGCTCGGCGGCTGGCGTTACGTCCTGTCCCTGGCCTACGCGATCTTCCTCTACGCCTCGGTCGTGGTCCACGAACTCGCGCACTCCGCCCTGGCCAAGAAGCTGGGGCTGCCGGTGCGCCGCATCGTCATCCACTTCCTCGGCGGCGTCTCGGAGATCGAGAAGGAGTCCGACGCCCCCGGCAAGGCCTTCTGGATCGCCTTCGTCGGGCCGCTGACCTCCGCGGCCCTGGCCGGCATCGGCTTCGCGATCTACGAGATCATCCCGCACGACGACAACGTGAGCCTGACGCAGAAGGTCGCCGCCACCCTGGTCTTCGGCTTCTGGGCCTCCAACCTGCTCGTCGCCCTGTTCAACCTGCTCCCGGGCCTGCCCCTGGACGGCGGCCAGATGCTGCGCGCCGCGGTCTGGAAGGCCAGCGGCAAGCCGATGACCGGGACCGTCGCGGCGGCGTGGGCCGGACGCGTGCTGGCGATCGCGGTGTTCATCGTGATGAACCTGGTCTACGTCCGCAACGGCACCATCCAGCCCTTCGGCCTGGGCCTGGCGGTCTTCATGGCGATGTTCATCTGGTTCGGCGCGACGCAGGCGCTGGTCGTGGCCAAGCTGCGGGAGCGCATCCCGGGCCTGTCGGCGCGCAAGATGACCCGCCGCGCGGTCAGCGTCGAGGCCCGCACCCCGCTGGCCGAGGCGCTGCGCCGGGCGCACGAGGTCAACGCCCGCGGCATCGTCCTGGTCGACGGCAACGACAAGCCGACCGGCCTGGTGAACGAGGCCCAGGTGATCGCCACCCCCGAGCAGCGCCGGCCCTGGGTCGAGGCCGGGGACGTGGCGCGCCCCCTGGACCCGAACCTGATAGTGGCCGCCGACCTCACCGGCGAGGACCTGCTGGACGTGCTGCGCGCCAACCCGGCGCCGGAGTACCTGGTGGTCGAGTCCGGCGGCGAGATCGTCGGCGTGCTGGCGGCCTCCGACGTCCAGGCCGCGTTCCTCGGCAAGCCTCCGGGGCCGCCTCCGCCCCCTCCGGCGCAGCGGCGGATGCCGGTTTAG
- a CDS encoding RecB family exonuclease: MDAPGTALPVPATTSPVTVTLPMALSPSRASDFMTCPLLFRFRVIDKLPERKSAAATRGTLVHAVLEHLFDLPTGERTPTSASSMLSPEWERMVEADPELKALAEEAGGDEAWLAGAVDLLERYFRLEDPNRLEPAERELFVHARTTEGLLLRGFVDRIDVAPNGAIRVVDYKTGRAPGPAFEGKALFQMKFYALVLWKTRGVVPRRLQLMYLGGESQIVTYDPDEGDLRATERKLAALWTAIRAAAERGEWRPNPSRLCDWCDHKALCPAYGGTPPALGPVEVVEASEAVPGQRGRAAAVVAGGGAGAGSDEAEG, encoded by the coding sequence ATGGACGCACCCGGCACCGCTCTCCCCGTTCCGGCGACGACGAGCCCTGTGACGGTGACACTGCCGATGGCGCTCTCGCCGTCCCGCGCGTCGGACTTCATGACGTGCCCGCTGCTGTTCCGCTTCCGCGTCATCGACAAGCTCCCGGAACGCAAGAGCGCCGCCGCCACCCGCGGCACACTGGTCCACGCGGTCCTGGAGCACCTCTTCGACCTCCCGACCGGCGAGCGCACCCCGACCTCCGCCAGCAGCATGCTGTCCCCCGAATGGGAGCGCATGGTCGAGGCGGACCCGGAACTGAAGGCACTCGCCGAGGAGGCCGGCGGCGACGAGGCCTGGCTGGCCGGCGCGGTGGACCTGCTGGAACGCTACTTCCGCCTGGAGGACCCGAACCGCCTGGAACCGGCCGAGCGGGAACTGTTCGTCCACGCACGCACCACCGAAGGCCTGCTGCTGCGCGGCTTCGTGGACCGCATCGACGTGGCCCCGAACGGCGCGATCCGCGTGGTGGACTACAAAACGGGGCGAGCGCCGGGCCCCGCCTTCGAAGGCAAAGCCCTGTTCCAGATGAAGTTCTACGCACTGGTGCTGTGGAAGACCCGAGGCGTGGTCCCGCGCCGCCTACAGCTGATGTACCTAGGCGGCGAAAGCCAGATCGTCACCTACGACCCCGACGAAGGCGACCTGCGCGCCACCGAACGCAAACTGGCCGCACTGTGGACCGCGATCCGCGCCGCTGCGGAGCGCGGGGAGTGGCGCCCGAACCCCTCGCGCCTGTGCGACTGGTGCGACCACAAGGCGCTGTGCCCGGCCTACGGCGGGACGCCGCCGGCGCTGGGGCCGGTGGAGGTGGTCGAGGCTTCGGAGGCGGTGCCGGGGCAGCGGGGGCGAGCTGCGGCGGTGGTGGCTGGGGGCGGGGCTGGAGCTGGCTCAGACGAGGCAGAGGGCTGA
- a CDS encoding tRNA (adenine-N1)-methyltransferase: protein MDSTPSPTAPEHEPIVPLADDETVADEPIAPLADEPVVPTGAEHRRGLLKPGDQVQLTDAKGRMSTITLQPGKQYHTHKGSFEHDELIGSPEGVVVKTSGGNEYLALRPLLSDFVLSMPRGAAVVYPKDAGQIVQMADIFPGARVVEAGVGSGALTCSLLRAVGDAGSVHSYERREEFAEIAAKNVRSFFGAEHPAWELTIGDLAEKLVDEEVDRVVLDMLAPWDCVDAVARALVPGGVLICYVATTTQLSRTVETLRSHGAFTEPQPWESMVRGWHVEGLAVRPDHRMIGHTGFLVTARRLADGVTPPLRRRRPSKGAYAADYVAEGATPAAGSVADPEFNEDGTVTTSAMARRVLP from the coding sequence ATGGACAGCACGCCCTCCCCGACCGCTCCCGAGCACGAGCCGATCGTCCCGCTCGCCGACGACGAAACGGTCGCCGACGAGCCGATCGCCCCGCTCGCCGACGAGCCGGTCGTCCCGACCGGCGCGGAGCACCGCCGCGGCCTCCTCAAGCCCGGCGACCAGGTTCAGCTCACCGACGCCAAGGGCCGGATGAGCACCATCACCCTGCAGCCGGGCAAGCAGTACCACACGCACAAGGGCTCCTTCGAGCACGACGAGCTGATCGGCTCGCCCGAGGGCGTGGTCGTGAAGACCTCCGGCGGCAACGAGTACCTCGCGCTGCGGCCCCTGCTGTCCGACTTCGTGCTGTCCATGCCGCGCGGCGCCGCCGTGGTCTACCCCAAGGACGCCGGCCAGATCGTGCAGATGGCCGACATCTTCCCCGGCGCCCGCGTCGTGGAGGCCGGCGTCGGCTCCGGCGCGCTGACCTGCTCGCTGCTGCGGGCCGTGGGCGATGCCGGCAGCGTGCACTCCTACGAGCGCCGCGAGGAGTTCGCCGAGATCGCGGCGAAGAACGTGCGCTCCTTCTTCGGCGCCGAGCACCCGGCGTGGGAGCTGACCATCGGCGACCTGGCCGAGAAGCTGGTCGACGAGGAGGTCGACCGCGTCGTGCTGGACATGCTGGCGCCGTGGGACTGCGTGGACGCGGTCGCCAGGGCGCTGGTGCCCGGCGGCGTGCTCATCTGCTACGTCGCCACCACCACGCAGCTGTCCCGGACCGTGGAGACCCTGCGCTCGCACGGTGCCTTCACCGAGCCGCAGCCGTGGGAGTCGATGGTGCGCGGCTGGCACGTCGAGGGTCTGGCCGTGCGCCCGGACCACCGGATGATCGGCCACACCGGCTTCCTGGTCACCGCGCGCCGCCTGGCCGACGGCGTCACCCCGCCGCTGCGCCGCCGCCGGCCGTCCAAGGGCGCGTACGCCGCCGACTACGTCGCCGAGGGCGCCACGCCGGCGGCCGGGAGCGTCGCCGATCCGGAGTTCAACGAGGACGGGACCGTGACGACCTCGGCCATGGCGCGCCGCGTCCTGCCGTAG
- a CDS encoding HAD family hydrolase: MLHPIPPAAVFFDMDGLLIDSEPTWFQAEKDMLAGYGYTLGPEHYPHVLGKPIEVSTAYLLELTGHPVTAEQFADGIETAMVERLRDGVPMMPGAKNLLVELEAAGIPLALVSASSRRIVEACLPLIGRDHFRVTVSGDDVEHSKPNPDPYLLAAQHLAVDPAHCVVLEDSPTGAAAGHAAGCRVIAVPHAAEVPARERVTVVDSLQRVDLAFLRRLFDER; this comes from the coding sequence ATGCTCCACCCCATACCGCCGGCCGCTGTGTTCTTCGACATGGACGGTCTGCTCATCGACTCCGAGCCCACCTGGTTCCAAGCCGAAAAGGACATGCTCGCCGGTTACGGGTACACCCTGGGACCCGAGCACTATCCCCACGTGCTGGGCAAGCCGATAGAGGTCTCGACGGCGTACCTGCTGGAACTCACCGGCCACCCGGTCACCGCGGAGCAGTTCGCCGACGGCATCGAGACGGCGATGGTCGAGCGCCTGCGCGACGGCGTCCCCATGATGCCCGGCGCGAAGAACCTCCTGGTGGAACTGGAGGCGGCGGGCATCCCGCTGGCCCTGGTGTCGGCCTCCTCCCGCCGCATCGTGGAAGCGTGCCTGCCGCTGATCGGCCGCGACCACTTCCGCGTCACGGTCTCCGGCGACGACGTCGAGCACAGCAAGCCGAACCCGGACCCGTACCTCCTGGCCGCCCAGCACCTGGCCGTCGACCCGGCGCACTGCGTGGTCCTGGAGGACTCGCCGACCGGCGCCGCCGCAGGCCACGCGGCGGGCTGCCGCGTGATCGCCGTCCCGCACGCCGCCGAGGTGCCGGCCCGGGAGCGGGTGACGGTCGTGGACTCGCTGCAGCGGGTGGACCTGGCCTTCCTGCGGCGGCTGTTCGACGAGAGATAA